The segment CAGAAAATATCCCCACAGAAGAATATACCATAGTAAACACACATCAATCAGATTACAGTGGGTATGGAGCTGAAGATGTGCCCTCCATTGTTGTATCATCATCCACCTCCTTGACAGTATATATGTCATAAACATCTGAATCTGCTCATCAGAAAAGACGAGCCCATCAAAACTAGTGCTGGAGCAAAAGTTCTCGCTCTGTTTGAGCCTTATGCACATAACTAATTCACGATTAAAACATTCATGACATTGGTATGAATGACAATTGAAGACAAAAAATGTTTCCTCGCACTAAAAGTTGTAACccataaaaaaaacactgtTCTGTTCAATTTTCCGTTAGCACAGGAGTGGCAGAATTTATTTCACACTAATAACCCCTCCAAGAATAGCATCTTAGCTTTAGCTGCCTCAGCTATGAATTAATAGATGGAAAGGCAACCAAAATCCAcaatttctaaaataagttcaattgaaatttccagtttttttttgaacatcTGAAGGAAAAAAAGTTGCAGACCTTCCGATTGTGCCAGCGAAATAATATCTGATTCAATTTCTTCAGCAGCTGACGGCAAATGTTCCCGTATAAGTGGAAGAAAATTGCATAAAATTGCGCCCTCTTCAAAAGACGTAATCCTGAAGAGAAAGATCGTAAGAACCATGAAACAGTACAACATTTCGATTTTGGAAGAACTAATAAATCTCACAAGGAAAACCTTACCTTGGTTCTGTGGGATGCTTCTCTTCATCAGAATCTACTTGGACAGCATCATAAAGATGGCATATTTCTCGTAGTGATTCATCAACTTCATTCCTGTCTCCTTTCCGACTCCTCCAAATTTGTGCAAAGCGAGCATTTCTTCCAAGATCCTATAAAGGATTAATGAGCAAAAACTTGCATAAAAATGTGGGAAACAACACAAGAAGGCACTGCCACGTCTCTTTGCTGGATGTGAAGCATATGATTCAACCAAAAAAACTCTAGTGACAAGAAAGGTACTAATAATACTGTAGTCAGCCAGCCACCAAGACCTAACATATGTAATATGATTCTGCAAGGCCCATGCCAATAACAACACTTGGGATTGGCCATACTTAACAGAGTTGACTCAAAGATAATACCATAAACCCTGTTTCTCCTATATTGATTTGGTCAATCCATAAAATATTTCATTCATTTACTCTATCCACCAAATTCACATAAGTTAGTAATAAGTACTAAAAACTTAAGCAGATGAAGTTGACTATAGTAAGAAAATAGGCACACCTCATGCCTCTGTCTGGCTGCTGACCGTAGCTGGTCTTGTTTCTGTTCGcagaaaaaagaataattttAGCATATGAACAAGTACATAACATCCTTCCTTATTTCAAAATCTTCAAGAACAAGATACATAAAGCAGTAGTAAAGTAGTTGCTACTATCAGTGAAGGGTCTTTCAAATATTCAAggaaaaaactaaaagaaacGCTTAATTATTAATAATAATTTCATGGGAACAACTGAAGACAtggctaaaatataacaattaattaagtaaataCTAGGAAAAAGTTTGACTTACTTTATCTTGCTTAGTTCTGTTGTTCCATTCCTTTGTCTTGCTCTTTATCTCTTTGGCATCCAAGTCAGAATGCTACAAAGTAAAATGGTGTAATTGTGATCCACTGTCCAACCCTTATGGTCATAAGGTAAAGTACAACtggcaatatttttttaaaagacaaTTTAGTTGCATAATGTTGGTATCCATAAGTCAATAAAAGAATTGTGTTGCTCTATTGTCTATATAACTCCatgaaaagtaaaaaataacAAGAGATATACTCAGATGCCGATGAGTAATGACACATTAACTGAACTGATTATGCCATGCGAGGAAACCAAATTGTGGAAGACTAGacaaatttaaaagtaatgaAAAGAAAACGATTATTACCAGAAGAGAGTGCAAAACATCCTGAACTGCCTCAGAATGGTGTACTGTCTCAATGTGCTGTACCAGAAGTTTCTTAACTCGTGGTTCCTCTGAAGCTGTAAGCACGGAAACTGTGAATATCATGTTTACGTGCGGTGTCAAAGTACAAGTATATGCAACTTGTGTTAGCGGTATCATGGTGTCAAGGAGGCTGATTAACTGGTAAGTAGAATCCTACTATTGTGGTATCAGGACGAATGTCTTCCAGCATCAATTTGCAGAGACAAGCAACTGCTGGTGTGATTACTGATTAAGTTTGTCACAAGTGAGAACCTGGGTGTAGCTCAGTGTGAGGCCTGTGTTCGAGCCATGCTTGAAACGACACTGGTGCTCACCGTTTCACCTTATAATTAATGCGAAAATGTATTTGCTTCTTTCTTAATTTGATAGTACTAAATTTCTAGTTAGTATCTCACTTATATGTtcttttgaaaggaaaaaaaatgttgcttcTGTCCTAATATTTGATAGTACTAATTTTCTCCTCAGTTcatatgaaaggaaaaaaaaattctcgtCAGTATCTCACTTATATGTTcttctgaaagaaaaaaaaatgttgcttcGGTCTCATATGTTTATGAAAGGGAAAAAAGCGTGTGACAAGTAGAAGTAGATACCTTTATTAGGAGCAGAGGATGGCTCGGAGACTGAAAGGCTGGAGAAATCGAGCATAGCCTTCTTCACCGGCCTCTCATTGATCTCTAGCCCTAACGAATCACAAAAATCATGTCTGTTTTTTCCACTAAGAAGTTGGGTAGAGAAAGGGGGAGGAGCAATGAGCGGAAAGGAGAAAGGTTTACTCACAGAAAGCGTCGGGACGGGTCTGGGAGGGCTTGCGCTTGACACGGACGACGATGGGTTTGCCCCTCCCCTCAGCCTCCACCTCGGAGGCAGCCTCCGTcgcggccgccatcgccgccgcccgccggcaaAGCCAAGGTAGGGTTGGTTGGTTCTCTCGCCGTCAGAACAAACGAGAACAAGTTGggtgctttaagattcgtgctaATTCATCTCTACACACCCACGTGGATGGATATACTCGCTCTCGACCGcgcgcgcaaaaaaaaaaaaaaaagctcagaCATGGCGGCCACCGTGTCGCTCTCTCTCgtcgtctccgtctccggctTTCCCTATCCATTCCCCTCGCCGCTCTCCAAAACCCTAGctaacccctcctcctccaggtcCCTTCTCCTCGCGGCCCCCCTCTCCCGCGGCGCCACCCCACTGCCCCTCCTGCGGCGCGATGTCTCCGCGgcctacggcgacgacgacatggacgACGACTTCGGGGACTTCGACCTCGACGACGGGGACGGCGTGGGGGACGACGAAGACCTCGACAACGAGCAGGACTACGACGTCGACTACGACCGCCTGCTCGCCCCCGTcaaggcgccgccgcgcccgctgtccggggagggcgacgaggaggaggagggggacatCGCCATGGTCGCCGCCCAGAGCTTCGTCTCCACGCAGGACTCCGCCTCCGACACCGTGGTCGACTACTCCGTCAACGAGGACGAATTCCACAAGATTCG is part of the Oryza glaberrima chromosome 12, OglaRS2, whole genome shotgun sequence genome and harbors:
- the LOC127757663 gene encoding RNA-directed DNA methylation 4-like is translated as MAAATEAASEVEAEGRGKPIVVRVKRKPSQTRPDAFWLEINERPVKKAMLDFSSLSVSEPSSAPNKASEEPRVKKLLVQHIETVHHSEAVQDVLHSLLHSDLDAKEIKSKTKEWNNRTKQDKKQDQLRSAARQRHEDLGRNARFAQIWRSRKGDRNEVDESLREICHLYDAVQVDSDEEKHPTEPRITSFEEGAILCNFLPLIREHLPSAAEEIESDIISLAQSEDSDVYDIYTVKEVDDDTTMEGTSSAPYPLLQVDNDDDVCYDDDDPYDTDDSNAEDNPLYDYPEELSEDEDDDSNSENPFSELDGSDPEYEKEEVEEERDEDGR